From the genome of Bacteroidales bacterium, one region includes:
- a CDS encoding helix-turn-helix domain-containing protein has protein sequence MIPTYDPLMLESNLFRTWGEVVKPYIHHFSKVFHINRIEDFIRNVPAGVDNTPYRLTVCQFVFLTAGKCTTSKGLSKFEFERNTFFIVPAYEIKSHDNMSSDACGYFCYFNPELVLLHSGISDSLTEIPFLTINGNPEIHVSTQAKDSIETILNRLEMEYAKGKDCRQEVLQAYLRALFVELRPFAATGHMNKGNDNYRLTEQFCRDLSLHIYEYHHIDDYAAKLKISTNRLNKITKEVTGKSAVDLLHDMILLEAKVLLRQTSLSISEITYKLGQKHVSNFTRFFRHKTGYAPGEYRNEGADDWR, from the coding sequence ATGATTCCGACTTACGATCCGTTGATGCTTGAGTCAAATTTGTTTCGTACATGGGGCGAAGTGGTAAAACCTTACATCCACCATTTCTCAAAAGTATTTCATATAAACAGGATCGAAGATTTTATCAGGAATGTTCCCGCCGGGGTCGACAATACACCTTACAGGCTGACGGTTTGCCAGTTCGTTTTTTTAACTGCTGGAAAATGTACGACAAGTAAGGGCCTTTCAAAGTTTGAATTTGAAAGAAATACCTTTTTCATTGTTCCTGCCTATGAGATCAAAAGTCATGATAATATGAGTTCGGATGCCTGCGGTTATTTCTGTTATTTTAACCCGGAATTGGTATTGTTACATTCAGGAATAAGCGATTCTTTGACTGAAATTCCTTTCTTAACCATTAATGGAAATCCGGAAATTCACGTAAGCACCCAGGCAAAGGATAGTATAGAAACGATCCTGAACAGGTTGGAAATGGAGTACGCAAAAGGGAAAGATTGCCGGCAAGAGGTGTTGCAGGCGTATCTCAGGGCCTTGTTCGTAGAATTAAGACCGTTTGCAGCGACCGGACACATGAATAAGGGAAATGATAATTATCGTTTAACCGAGCAGTTTTGCCGTGATTTGAGCCTGCACATATACGAATATCATCATATTGATGATTATGCAGCTAAATTAAAAATATCAACAAACCGTCTGAATAAAATTACGAAGGAGGTCACGGGAAAAAGTGCTGTTGATCTGCTACATGATATGATCCTGCTTGAGGCCAAAGTACTTTTGAGGCAAACTTCTCTGAGCATTTCCGAAATCACATACAAACTGGGGCAAAAACACGTAAGCAATTTTACGCGGTTTTTCAGGCATAAAACCGGTTATGCCCCGGGGGAATATCGGAATGAAGGGGCTGACGACTGGAGGTGA
- a CDS encoding alpha-L-fucosidase has protein sequence MKKLLAPIVLIFVVAFFYRPADAQTKPLQQLQSEFVDMRFGMFIHFNINTYHPGWGNDRVDPKIFNPVDLDCRQWARSAKSAGIKFALLTTKHHDGFALWPSKQTPPNGKEPYTIAQSSVPDRDVVREYVDAFRSEGILPGLYFSIWDVANGIGGPYDKSDSIDWPKVKPYILGQITELLGGKYGEIPIFVMDGYMWKMGHKQIPYQEIRGLIKKLQPNCLVIDHNGGIPWDVDIIYFEEPIKIVAPDGNTLAASQGQTISNDWFWDASSTDIMKLKSLDDILAHLNRLEPLYTNFILNCPPNRNGVFDKAIVDRLAEIGKAWKPDLSRPPLPAQPPVVNHPITPVSSSATSGNALLAIDGLNDGAQGPRYQTLWVSDAVMPQSITLDLGKIYSHIDLLLYLPRREPGNTTGNITSYRISVSSNGKDFSFVSSGNWSPDQSVKHAQFTPQTARYIRLEAVEAIGNVAIIGELTVGSSDSKHHLQSSAPSFRYSPGA, from the coding sequence ATGAAAAAACTACTAGCTCCTATTGTTTTAATTTTTGTTGTGGCATTCTTTTACAGGCCTGCGGATGCCCAAACCAAACCGCTTCAGCAGCTTCAGAGCGAATTTGTGGATATGCGGTTCGGCATGTTCATCCACTTCAATATCAATACCTATCACCCTGGCTGGGGCAATGACCGCGTGGATCCAAAGATTTTCAACCCGGTTGACCTTGACTGCAGGCAATGGGCAAGGTCTGCCAAATCCGCAGGCATCAAATTTGCCCTGCTGACCACGAAACATCATGACGGATTTGCTTTATGGCCATCCAAACAAACACCACCTAACGGAAAAGAACCATATACCATAGCTCAGAGCTCAGTCCCCGATCGTGATGTGGTTCGCGAATATGTTGATGCCTTCCGCTCTGAAGGAATTCTCCCGGGTTTGTACTTTTCTATCTGGGACGTTGCCAATGGCATCGGCGGTCCTTATGATAAATCCGACAGCATCGACTGGCCAAAAGTTAAGCCTTATATATTGGGACAGATTACCGAGCTCCTTGGCGGAAAATACGGTGAAATCCCCATTTTTGTGATGGATGGCTATATGTGGAAAATGGGCCATAAACAGATCCCTTACCAGGAAATCCGTGGACTTATAAAAAAACTTCAGCCAAACTGCCTGGTCATTGACCATAACGGAGGCATCCCATGGGATGTGGATATCATATATTTCGAGGAGCCCATTAAAATTGTCGCTCCCGATGGCAATACCCTTGCGGCCAGCCAGGGACAAACCATTTCAAACGACTGGTTCTGGGATGCATCTTCAACTGATATTATGAAACTGAAAAGCCTGGACGACATCCTTGCTCACCTTAACCGGCTGGAACCGCTGTATACAAACTTTATATTAAACTGCCCGCCCAATCGAAACGGTGTTTTTGATAAGGCCATTGTTGACAGGCTTGCCGAAATCGGAAAGGCATGGAAACCCGATTTGTCGCGACCTCCGCTGCCCGCACAGCCTCCTGTTGTAAACCATCCAATTACACCTGTTTCATCCTCAGCAACCAGCGGCAACGCATTATTAGCTATTGATGGATTAAACGACGGAGCACAGGGCCCGCGGTACCAGACTCTCTGGGTTTCTGATGCCGTCATGCCCCAGTCGATAACTCTTGACCTCGGTAAAATATACAGCCATATAGATTTGCTGTTGTATCTACCCCGTCGGGAACCCGGCAATACAACCGGCAACATAACCTCTTACAGGATATCGGTGAGCAGCAATGGAAAAGATTTTTCATTCGTTTCAAGCGGCAACTGGTCCCCTGACCAATCGGTAAAGCATGCGCAATTTACACCTCAGACTGCCAGGTATATCAGACTTGAGGCTGTTGAGGCAATCGGGAATGTGGCAATCATCGGCGAACTTACAGTTGGTTCTTCGGATAGTAAGCATCACCTCCAGTCGTCAGCCCCTTCATTCCGATATTCCCCCGGGGCATAA
- a CDS encoding DUF1080 domain-containing protein, with protein sequence MLVHASTPRALYKMFPVSIEVQMEHQNAGDFWCIIEDITTPNMEARRGPKENWGGTEDKLRNIKNLTDNSEKPLGEWNTMVIECVGKEIKVWVNGDLVNYGYNCTADRGHIAIQAEGSEVEFRKIFLTPIHELSE encoded by the coding sequence ATTCTTGTACATGCATCCACACCAAGAGCCTTATATAAAATGTTCCCTGTTTCCATTGAAGTCCAGATGGAACACCAGAATGCCGGTGATTTCTGGTGCATCATCGAAGATATTACTACACCTAATATGGAAGCACGCCGTGGTCCCAAAGAGAACTGGGGCGGTACCGAGGATAAGCTCCGCAATATAAAGAATCTTACAGACAACTCTGAAAAGCCTTTGGGAGAATGGAACACGATGGTGATCGAATGTGTCGGAAAGGAGATCAAGGTATGGGTTAACGGGGATCTTGTGAATTATGGCTACAACTGCACGGCAGACAGGGGCCATATAGCCATCCAGGCTGAAGGTTCCGAAGTGGAGTTCAGAAAAATCTTCTTAACGCCAATTCATGAGTTAAGTGAGTAA
- a CDS encoding VOC family protein, which translates to MNTTKIWANLGVEDLDRTTDFYTKIGFIPNGRSEELTSFRVGEEEFVIHFFLKNILKHGIGGEIADLKNGNEVIFSLSADTKEEVNNWESEVRKAGGNLISTAAEFGEGYYGFVFADPDGHRFNIFYM; encoded by the coding sequence ATGAATACAACGAAAATATGGGCAAACCTGGGTGTAGAGGATTTGGATCGCACAACTGATTTCTATACAAAAATTGGATTTATACCTAACGGAAGGTCCGAGGAATTAACAAGCTTCCGGGTTGGAGAAGAAGAATTTGTTATCCATTTCTTTTTGAAAAATATTCTTAAACATGGGATCGGGGGTGAAATTGCCGATCTTAAAAATGGGAATGAAGTGATTTTTTCTCTTTCAGCGGATACTAAAGAAGAAGTTAATAACTGGGAATCCGAAGTCAGGAAGGCAGGTGGAAACCTGATATCCACTGCAGCAGAATTCGGCGAGGGTTATTATGGTTTTGTTTTCGCCGATCCTGATGGACACAGGTTTAATATTTTTTATATGTGA
- a CDS encoding two-component regulator propeller domain-containing protein, producing MKPPLKKIYGMIFLLTLIQSLYAQKFTNYTVASTSGQLSNNYILEIETDRKGNIWFGTGEGVTKFDGTNWITYNVDSGLIAKNVQAIKEDIHGNIWVGTADLENETGGVSRFNGHQWISYDTDSLVSYYVDVIQSDSAGNLYFGSSAVFYDMIFELPEGGITKFDGNSWTTILKKENFLFRGLDISREGSIWIGSSLVRDVFADTIPPPSISVISINRNDTNEFTPADGLQREIINSLLIDKSGSIWIATDKGVSVFDGINWTTYTDEDGLANNFVLDIAIDSAGNKWFGTFDGVSEFDGTSWTNYTMQDGLAGNLVMSIAVDLKGNKWFGTGDGISEMKADIVSSATGKTETDSVFLYPNPVTDNLTILIPGISKEASLSIFGLNGIEIYSSKIFTTYINISTSQFPSGFYLIRVVTDNGVITRQFLKK from the coding sequence ATGAAACCACCCTTGAAAAAGATTTACGGGATGATTTTTTTATTGACTTTGATTCAAAGTCTCTATGCGCAAAAATTCACCAATTATACGGTAGCTTCCACTTCAGGCCAGCTGTCAAACAACTATATATTAGAAATTGAAACGGACAGAAAAGGGAACATATGGTTTGGTACCGGGGAAGGAGTTACAAAATTCGATGGAACAAACTGGATAACCTATAATGTGGATTCAGGGCTGATTGCAAAAAATGTGCAAGCTATTAAGGAGGATATTCATGGTAATATATGGGTTGGGACAGCCGACCTGGAAAATGAAACAGGTGGAGTCTCCAGGTTTAATGGCCATCAGTGGATCAGTTATGATACGGATAGTTTGGTCAGTTATTATGTCGATGTCATTCAAAGTGACTCAGCGGGTAATCTATACTTTGGTTCAAGCGCCGTCTTTTATGATATGATTTTTGAGCTTCCGGAAGGTGGTATCACAAAATTTGACGGGAATAGCTGGACAACGATTCTGAAAAAAGAGAATTTCCTCTTCAGGGGCCTTGATATTAGTCGGGAAGGCAGTATCTGGATTGGCAGCAGCCTGGTCCGGGATGTATTTGCTGATACTATTCCGCCACCTTCCATCAGTGTAATTAGTATTAACCGGAATGATACAAATGAATTTACGCCGGCAGACGGATTACAGCGTGAAATAATCAATTCTCTGCTGATTGATAAATCGGGCAGCATTTGGATAGCAACGGACAAAGGTGTGTCGGTATTTGATGGAATTAACTGGACTACATATACCGATGAAGATGGCCTTGCCAATAATTTTGTATTGGATATAGCCATCGATAGTGCAGGAAACAAGTGGTTTGGCACGTTTGACGGTGTCTCGGAGTTCGACGGCACCAGCTGGACGAATTACACTATGCAGGATGGCCTGGCAGGCAATTTGGTTATGTCAATCGCAGTGGATTTAAAAGGAAACAAGTGGTTTGGAACCGGGGATGGTATTTCGGAAATGAAGGCAGACATAGTTTCATCCGCAACAGGTAAAACAGAAACGGATTCTGTTTTTTTATACCCAAATCCTGTTACCGACAACCTTACTATTTTGATACCCGGCATAAGCAAAGAAGCATCCCTGTCTATTTTCGGCCTGAACGGCATTGAAATCTACTCATCAAAGATTTTTACAACTTATATCAACATCAGCACAAGTCAATTTCCTTCAGGATTCTACTTAATCCGGGTGGTAACAGATAATGGAGTTATCACCAGGCAGTTTTTAAAGAAGTGA
- a CDS encoding DUF1059 domain-containing protein, with product MKKLNCRDVGFDCPGVIRADSVEEVLSQAAQHALKVHGVKVTKEMVAQIKPLITEEAKV from the coding sequence ATGAAAAAATTAAATTGCAGAGATGTAGGGTTTGACTGCCCTGGTGTTATCAGAGCTGATTCAGTAGAAGAAGTATTATCACAGGCAGCTCAACATGCCCTGAAAGTTCATGGTGTCAAAGTGACAAAAGAAATGGTTGCACAAATCAAACCGCTTATCACAGAAGAAGCAAAAGTGTAA
- a CDS encoding SgcJ/EcaC family oxidoreductase has protein sequence MWFFISVICTLPASVLFAQTANSEEEKAIKDVLGRFYEGWNTHDVDKMISVYAEDIDHINTHAQWHKGKAAIKDDLIQFHSGPGKNSYKTYTIEKIRFIKPDVAVVQVRSISSVGNIGTYVMSKEKGKWLVVSFTNVEYQLQ, from the coding sequence GTGTGGTTCTTTATCTCAGTCATTTGCACATTACCGGCAAGCGTTTTATTTGCTCAAACGGCAAATTCTGAAGAGGAAAAGGCGATTAAGGATGTTCTGGGTCGATTTTATGAGGGTTGGAATACTCATGATGTGGACAAGATGATCTCGGTTTATGCCGAAGACATAGACCATATTAATACACATGCTCAATGGCATAAGGGAAAGGCAGCTATTAAAGACGATCTCATTCAATTTCATTCAGGGCCGGGGAAAAATAGCTATAAAACCTACACCATTGAAAAAATAAGGTTTATCAAGCCTGATGTTGCAGTAGTTCAAGTACGCTCAATAAGTTCTGTGGGCAATATAGGAACATACGTCATGAGTAAGGAAAAAGGTAAATGGCTGGTAGTGAGTTTCACAAACGTAGAATACCAACTTCAGTAG
- a CDS encoding ORF6N domain-containing protein → MSKQQQISNIPDELIMNKVLLIRGFKVMIDSDLAELYGVTTKRLNEQVKRNNKRFPIDFMFQLTDEEKQQVVANCDHLQGLKFSPYLPYVFTEHGAVMLASVLNSERAIQVNLQIVRVFIKMREMLATHKDILRKLDEIERNYTDHDEKIMRIFDYMRQLEQARQEESELRTRPRIGYKRNNED, encoded by the coding sequence ATGAGCAAACAACAGCAAATATCAAATATACCTGATGAACTAATAATGAACAAGGTATTGCTTATTAGAGGATTTAAGGTAATGATTGATAGTGATCTAGCTGAACTTTATGGTGTTACAACAAAAAGACTAAATGAACAGGTAAAGCGCAATAATAAACGCTTCCCGATTGATTTTATGTTTCAGTTAACAGATGAAGAAAAACAACAGGTGGTCGCAAATTGCGACCACCTGCAAGGTCTTAAGTTCTCACCTTATCTCCCTTATGTTTTTACTGAACATGGCGCAGTAATGCTTGCCAGTGTTTTGAATAGTGAACGAGCTATCCAGGTAAATCTACAAATAGTTCGAGTTTTTATTAAGATGCGTGAAATGTTGGCTACGCATAAAGATATCCTGAGAAAATTGGATGAAATTGAAAGAAATTATACTGACCATGACGAAAAAATCATGCGCATATTTGATTATATGCGACAGCTGGAACAAGCCCGGCAAGAGGAATCGGAATTAAGAACCAGACCAAGAATCGGGTATAAAAGAAACAATGAAGATTAA
- a CDS encoding N-acyl homoserine lactonase family protein, producing the protein MKTFAKLFALFILTGILMNCRQQPKEYQVFALYFCNEGTSLAKEAIIGYNGNDSVEWPNYFWLLKDPDGRNILVDAGWIDSTHVTRKFIRPDSVLLQLNIGPQEISDIIITHPHYDHIGGISLFPNARVWMNQDEYEYFVGPAWKEGGDSTGFTRQDVINIETIKKQGRLKLVKGDDIEIMPGIKAYTGSTHTHEDMYLLINPNSERNKILLASDAVWFYINLEKELPVSLCADTAKYVNAMRRMKTLVSDQNLIIPGHDIGVMSRFPSVNDRIVRIKQGKQQNP; encoded by the coding sequence ATGAAAACCTTTGCTAAACTTTTTGCCCTCTTCATCCTGACTGGGATTCTTATGAATTGCAGGCAACAACCCAAAGAATACCAGGTATTTGCTTTATATTTCTGTAATGAAGGAACGTCGCTCGCCAAAGAGGCTATAATCGGCTACAATGGAAATGATAGCGTGGAATGGCCTAATTATTTCTGGCTTCTCAAAGATCCTGATGGCCGTAATATCCTTGTAGACGCAGGTTGGATCGATTCAACACATGTCACCAGGAAATTCATCAGGCCGGATTCCGTTTTGCTTCAGCTGAATATAGGTCCCCAGGAAATATCAGATATCATTATAACCCATCCGCATTATGATCATATCGGCGGAATCAGTCTCTTCCCAAATGCCCGGGTATGGATGAACCAGGATGAGTATGAATATTTCGTCGGGCCTGCATGGAAGGAAGGAGGCGATTCGACAGGATTTACAAGGCAGGATGTAATCAATATTGAAACCATTAAGAAACAGGGCAGACTTAAGCTGGTGAAGGGAGATGACATAGAAATCATGCCGGGAATTAAAGCATATACGGGTTCTACGCATACCCATGAAGACATGTACCTTTTAATTAATCCGAATTCAGAAAGAAACAAAATTCTTCTTGCATCGGATGCCGTTTGGTTTTATATAAACCTGGAGAAAGAGCTACCAGTCTCCTTATGTGCCGATACTGCAAAATATGTGAACGCAATGAGAAGAATGAAAACCCTTGTTTCTGATCAGAATCTTATTATCCCCGGGCATGATATCGGTGTAATGTCAAGATTTCCCAGTGTGAACGATCGAATTGTCAGGATTAAGCAAGGTAAGCAACAAAATCCTTGA
- a CDS encoding SDR family oxidoreductase: MNNKKIALITGGSRGLGKNTALAIARRGLDVVITYNTNKEAADSVVAEIQSTGQKARAFQLDTSHVKWFDGFIKEVADYLQSAYGQPKFDFLINNAGTALYKPVTETSEDQFDAIINIHYKGVFFLTQKALPFINDGGGIINISSGLARVTMPGSSVYGSAKAAVETLTRYLAKELGERRIRVNVVAPGAIETDFGGGRTRDNKEINARIASITALGRVGLPDDIGGVVAFLCTPEAYWINGQRIEVSGGQGL, from the coding sequence ATGAATAACAAAAAAATCGCACTGATTACCGGGGGTAGCCGGGGACTTGGTAAAAATACGGCTTTGGCCATCGCCCGCAGGGGACTGGATGTAGTGATTACTTACAATACGAATAAAGAGGCTGCAGACAGCGTTGTTGCCGAAATACAATCTACAGGTCAAAAAGCAAGGGCTTTTCAGCTGGATACAAGCCATGTGAAATGGTTTGATGGTTTTATTAAAGAGGTTGCTGATTACCTGCAATCAGCATACGGACAACCCAAATTCGACTTTCTGATCAATAATGCCGGAACTGCATTATATAAGCCTGTTACTGAAACAAGCGAAGACCAGTTTGATGCCATTATCAATATTCATTATAAAGGAGTCTTTTTCCTGACCCAGAAAGCTCTCCCATTCATTAATGACGGCGGTGGAATCATCAATATTTCTTCAGGCCTTGCGCGTGTGACCATGCCCGGGTCATCGGTATACGGCTCGGCAAAAGCCGCGGTTGAAACACTTACCCGTTACCTGGCAAAAGAACTTGGCGAGCGACGCATCCGGGTAAATGTGGTTGCACCGGGCGCCATTGAAACCGATTTCGGGGGTGGCAGAACGCGAGACAACAAAGAGATCAATGCCCGGATAGCCAGTATAACTGCCCTTGGCAGGGTAGGATTGCCCGATGATATCGGGGGCGTGGTGGCTTTTTTATGCACGCCGGAGGCTTACTGGATAAACGGTCAGCGAATAGAGGTGTCGGGTGGACAGGGGTTATGA
- a CDS encoding T9SS type A sorting domain-containing protein, whose amino-acid sequence MVSRIVLLLILSCCVEQYGISQEGYFQPLVIRNNQDYTRIILNCYDTNVAEIHMVVTVDHEFSLILTDDGLNGDATANDGKYTSDSILINVDFSLFQVYGITPISVSGNDILYIYNDSSKVKGYMNMRMTFGIIDPAVIAIPDISRSVVDVNIDNTDYVVAILNQGLNIERNIQLYYKYFEDNRDFLILARNINESVAGFSSTVSNSVSGIGMDLYDHSNYYGSHGGLQSIIQIFPIGSLGLLNHEILHRWAVFLNDSLYFGIGHWGAVEGNSSGFGVAWGIFSDISYIGDNYYKCTYLPQTDTCNYFNDLELYLMGLKPANELNKPFKSLKDPNFAYYGWGTAIFSSIGGISTKTIQDIINSQGKRNPEFPNTQKKFHAGMIVMFDRPLTDVEFAYFNYLMQQYEQTGLKTLFKSFADATRGLGEMKTRIISMNFKPELLPSVDDSIFLWETEENAVNYRFQLSRDDSFDSLVLDTLTSDTKLVFNTSGIVDPYCWRVKAINDEGESYWSSTKPNTPPTVPECIYPVQQSTGINKNVSLSWMTSDADGDTLKYEVLFGNQRDSLKVLAENSTDKNYSVQNLSYNTTYFWQVKVTDRYTSRYGPVWDFKTKKNSSPSIPILIYPENNTQDCDPDVTLAWTCSDPDSDNLVYYLYLGNDSLNLINKVETNDTTYNLNGLNYDSVYYWRVSVTDGDTTVFSGLWKFKTKDQISDINDDKDTGKVLIFPNPASRSVFINFKEQAQHGIFIEIMDLAGKIMCTNQPDFDQSRIEINVSRFPRGIYLLNVYSDKFCSHFKILIE is encoded by the coding sequence ATGGTTAGCCGGATTGTTCTTCTGTTAATTCTTTCTTGCTGTGTTGAGCAGTATGGAATTTCGCAAGAAGGCTATTTTCAACCATTAGTAATAAGGAACAACCAGGATTATACAAGGATCATTTTAAACTGTTATGATACGAATGTGGCTGAAATCCATATGGTGGTCACTGTTGATCATGAATTCAGTTTAATATTGACAGATGATGGTTTAAATGGTGATGCAACCGCAAATGACGGAAAATATACTTCAGACAGCATTCTGATTAACGTGGACTTTTCTCTGTTTCAGGTTTATGGAATCACACCTATTTCAGTATCGGGTAACGATATATTGTATATCTATAACGATAGCAGTAAGGTAAAGGGTTATATGAATATGCGTATGACTTTTGGCATTATTGATCCGGCTGTTATAGCCATACCTGACATCAGCAGGTCCGTTGTGGATGTTAATATTGACAATACGGATTACGTGGTGGCTATTCTGAATCAGGGGCTCAATATTGAAAGGAACATCCAATTATATTACAAATACTTTGAGGATAACAGGGATTTTCTGATTCTGGCAAGGAATATTAATGAGTCGGTGGCAGGTTTTTCATCGACTGTCTCAAATTCTGTTTCAGGAATTGGTATGGATCTGTATGATCATAGTAATTATTACGGAAGTCATGGGGGACTTCAATCCATTATCCAAATATTTCCTATAGGAAGTCTTGGACTTCTCAACCATGAGATTTTACACAGGTGGGCCGTTTTTTTAAACGATAGTTTATATTTTGGCATAGGCCATTGGGGAGCAGTTGAAGGCAACTCATCAGGGTTTGGAGTTGCCTGGGGAATTTTCAGTGATATCAGCTACATCGGTGATAATTATTACAAGTGTACGTACCTGCCGCAAACCGATACTTGTAACTATTTTAATGATCTTGAATTGTATCTGATGGGTTTAAAACCGGCGAATGAGTTGAATAAACCATTTAAATCGCTCAAAGACCCAAATTTTGCTTATTACGGATGGGGCACTGCCATTTTTTCTTCAATCGGTGGCATATCAACAAAGACAATTCAGGATATTATTAATTCTCAAGGTAAACGTAATCCCGAATTTCCCAACACCCAAAAGAAATTCCATGCCGGCATGATTGTAATGTTTGACCGGCCTTTGACTGATGTGGAGTTCGCCTATTTTAATTACCTGATGCAGCAGTACGAACAAACGGGCCTGAAAACGCTCTTTAAATCGTTTGCAGATGCAACACGCGGCTTAGGTGAAATGAAAACAAGAATAATTTCAATGAATTTTAAGCCTGAATTGTTGCCATCGGTGGATGACTCCATTTTTTTGTGGGAAACCGAAGAGAACGCTGTAAATTACCGGTTTCAGCTTTCCCGCGATGACAGCTTCGATTCTTTGGTCTTGGATACATTAACATCGGATACAAAACTCGTTTTTAATACGTCCGGGATAGTGGATCCTTATTGCTGGCGGGTAAAGGCCATCAACGATGAGGGTGAAAGCTATTGGTCTTCAACCAAGCCTAATACACCGCCGACGGTTCCCGAATGCATTTACCCGGTTCAGCAATCAACAGGAATCAATAAAAATGTAAGTTTGTCCTGGATGACTTCAGATGCAGATGGTGATACCCTGAAATATGAGGTACTTTTTGGGAATCAACGTGACAGTCTGAAGGTTTTAGCTGAAAATTCAACTGATAAAAACTATTCGGTTCAAAATCTCAGTTATAATACTACCTATTTTTGGCAGGTAAAGGTAACCGACCGGTACACCTCCAGATACGGACCAGTTTGGGATTTCAAAACAAAGAAAAATTCAAGTCCATCCATTCCGATACTTATTTACCCTGAAAATAATACTCAGGATTGTGATCCGGATGTTACTCTGGCCTGGACGTGTTCTGATCCGGATTCGGACAATTTAGTATATTATCTATATCTCGGCAATGACTCCTTAAATCTTATCAATAAAGTGGAGACAAATGATACCACTTATAATTTAAATGGTTTGAATTATGATTCGGTATATTACTGGAGAGTAAGCGTAACCGATGGTGACACAACAGTCTTCAGCGGTTTGTGGAAATTTAAGACAAAGGATCAGATTTCTGACATAAATGATGATAAAGATACTGGTAAGGTTCTGATATTCCCAAATCCGGCGAGCAGATCGGTTTTCATTAATTTTAAGGAGCAGGCACAGCATGGAATTTTTATTGAAATTATGGATTTGGCCGGAAAGATTATGTGTACCAATCAGCCGGATTTTGATCAATCCCGGATAGAAATCAATGTCTCACGGTTTCCCAGGGGTATTTATCTGCTAAATGTATATTCAGACAAATTCTGCAGCCATTTTAAAATTCTTATTGAATAG